GGGGACGTATTACACGAGCAAGTACGTCTTCGACTTAAAGGAGAACGACATCTACTGGTGCACGGCGGATCCGGGCTGGATCACCGGGCACAGCTACATCGTCTACGGCCCGCTGGCCGCCGGCGCCACCGTGCTGATCACCGAGACCGTGCCCGATTACCCTGACCCGGGCACCTGGTGGCAGATCGTCGAGGAGTTCGGGGTCACCATCTTCTACACGGCGCCCACCGCGATCAGGATGTTCATGCGGTTCGGGGAGGAGTGGCCTGGCCGCTACAACCTCACCTCCCTGCGGATCCTGGGGTCGGTGGGCGAGCCCCTCAACCCCGAGGCCTTCGAGTGGTACTATCATGTCATCGGGAAGTCGGCCTGCCCGGTCCTGGACACCTGGTGGCAGACCGAGACCGGGATGCACATGATCGCCACCCTGGTGGGCGAGCCGATGAAGCCCGGGTTTGCCGGGCGGCCGATTCCCGGGGTCGTCGTCGACGTGGTGGACCGCGAGGGCAACCCGGTGCCGCCGGGGATCGGCGGGCTGCTCGTGATCAAGGAGCCGTGGCCCTCGATGATGCGGACGGTCCACGGCAACGACGAGCGCTACCGCACCTACTGGAACACGATCGACGCCTGCTACACGGCCGGCGACCTGGCGGTCAGGGACGAGGACGGGTATATCATGGTGCTCGGGCGCTCGGACGACATCATCATCGTGGCCGGGCATAACCTGGGGACGGCCGAGGTGGAGAGCGCCCTCGTCTCGCACGAGGCGGTAGCCGAGGCAGCCGTCATCGGCAAGCCCGATCCCCTGAAGGGGCAGGCAGTGAAGGCGTTCGTGATCCTGCGCCTGGGCTTTGAGCCCGGCGAGAAGCTGAAGCAGGACCTGATCTACCATGTCAGGATGGGCCTGGGGCCGATCGCCATGCCCTCGGAGATCGAGTTCGTCACCTCGCTCCCCAAGACGCGGAGCGGCAAGATCATGCGCCGCGTCCTGAAGGCGAAGGAGATGGGCATGGACCCCGGCGACATCTCGACGCTGGAGGACTGAAAGGGGAGCGGAGATGGAGGAGGTCAGGCTCTTCGGTATGGAGGCCGAACGGGGGCGGTGGCTGCTGGTGCTCGCCGGCATGCTCATCAACCTCTGCCTGGGGAGCATCTACTCGTGGAGCGTCTTTGTGGCCCCGCTCACCGCGTATTTCACCGGGACGCTGGGCAGGACGGTGACGGCGGGCGAGGTGCTCATGCCGTTCTCCGTCTTTCTGGCATGTTTCGCGGTGACGATGCCCCTTGCAGGCAGGCTGATCGAGGGCTGGGGGCCGAGAAACGCCGCCATCGCCGGGGGCGTGCTGACCGGGCTTGGCTGGCTGCTGGCCTCGACGGCGGCCTCGGTGGAAATGCTTTACGTCCTCTACGGCGTTGTCGGGGGCGTGGGCGTCGGGATCGCCTACGGGGTGCCGGTGGCGGTCTCGACCCGGTGGTTTCCCGACCGCCGGGGGATTGCGGTGGGGCTGACCGTGCTCGGCTTCGGGTTCTCAGCCTTTGTGACCGCGAACCTCGCCGGGATGCTCATCGCCGCCCTCGGGGTGATGGCGACCTTCAGGCTCTTCGGCGTCGCCTTCATCCTCCTGGTCACGCTCTTCGCCCTCCCGCTCTCGTTCCCGCCCGACGGGTGGCGGCCGGCCGGGATGGCGGCGGGCGGCGGGGCGGCCGGGCCGGCGTGCGAGTGCAACCGGAGCGCGATGGTCAGGACCCCGACCTTCTACGGGCTGTGGGTCTGCTACTTCGTCGGCTGCCTGGCCGGGCTGATGGCGATCTCCATCGCCCAGCCGGTCGGGACCGAGGCGGCTGGGATCTCCCCGGCGGTCGCCACCGCCCTGGTCGGCTTCTTCGCCGTCTTCAACGGCGGCGGGCGGCCGCTCTTCGGCGCCCTGACCGACCGCCTGGACCCGGGCAGGACGGCGATGATCTCGTTCGCCCTGATCGGGGCGGCCTCCCTCCTCATGTGGCAGGCGCCGTCCACGCTGACCTATATCGCCGCCTTTGCGGTGCTGTGGGGGTGCCTGGGCGGATGGCTCGCCATCGCCCCGACGGCGACCGCCCGGTATTTCGGCACCTGCGATTATCCGCGGTGTTACGGGCTGGTCTTTCTCGCATACGGGGCCGGGGCGATCGCCGGGCCGCAGCTGGCCGGCTACATCAGGACGACGACCGGGGACTATCTCGGCGTCTTCCCCTGGGTGCTCGGGCTGGCGGCGATCGGGTTTGTGGTGGCGTTTGCGATGCTGAGGGCGGGAAAATCGGGCTGATTTTTGCCGGTTTTCCCGGGCCATGCCCCCCCCTTGCCGGGCGACCCCCTTCTTCGGGTATATCTCCCCTCCGGCCGGGCATGCAGGCCCACGGGAAACGGTAAGTTTTCTCCTCAAATCCCGGTTTTGCCCTTGATATGGTTGTTTTCTGAACGGCGCCCATATCGGGTAGATTACAGTCCGGTTTTTCTAAAATAGCGACCTATATGGTATTTTTTTCGCCGGGAGAGGGGGCGGGATCGCCCCGCCCTCTTCTCCTCTTCCCACGTCCGCACCAGCCGGCCATAACGCCCCTCGCAGAGGCTCGTCCGCCCGCCCCTCCCCGCACACGCAGCACCGCCCGAGATCGGTCTTCACCCGCGAAAACTCGGTGTGGTCCAGCACGCCGGGGAGGGGCAGCACACCGGAGCGTCGTTTCACCTTTTCACCTCCCTTCGATACCCTTCGACCGGGGTCGGAAACGGATCCGGGCCCATCGCTTGCGCACATCGACATTTCGCCATTGTTCCTCCGTTTTGAAGACGGCGTCTTTGATGCGGTCTTCTCGAACGGCTCCCTCTACGAATGGGAACCTGCGGGAATGGTCTTCGACGAGATCGCCCGGGTCCTGAAACCGGGTGGCCGGGTCTGCATCACCGATCCCCGGCGCGATCTCTCCCCTGAGATCTTCCGGGCGATGTGCGAGTCCTGCGACCCCCCGGAGATCAGGCCCGGTTTTGAGACCTCAGTGCGGGCGGCCTATACCCGCGAGGAGGTGACGGACCTGCTCGGGCGTTTGCGGCTTTCAGTCTGGCAGGTGATCGCCCACCCCTACGGGCTGATGATCTGCGGCAGGAAACCGTGACGGGGGGCGAAGACCGATCCCTTCATCGCCCTCTCTACCCAACAACCGATCATGGACGTGAACTTCTGCCGGCACTATGCCGGCGACGGCACGCCGCCATCGAACCGCTCCTGCAGGCACTGTCCTGTCACCGCCTGCGACCGGCTGTGGGGGCGGGTGGTCGCCCTTGCCAGGTCTCATGGCGGCGATGCGGTCCCGCTTCCCGGGACCCGTGCGTTTCTCTCCCCCAACCCGAAAAACCCGAATATCGTCCGGCTGCAGGTGAACTGCCGTTGGGGCCTCCCAAAAGAGGATTTTCTCTATTATATCGCCACCGGGCATGCGGGGATGGGGCGGAAAGGGCGGCGCACCGACCCCCGTGCCTCCCCGAGCATGACGCGGCAGGAGCCGTACGTGGGGGCGATCGTCGCCCTCCTCGGCGGGATGGAGTGCCCGGAGATCGCGGCCGTGCGGGCGGTGCAGCGTCAGGCCGTACTCTGAATGCCCCCTACCCGTTCCTGACCGGAAGGCTCTTCGCCCAGCGCCTGATCGCGTCCATATCCCGGTAGTCGCCCTCAGGCGTCTTCATCACCTTCAGCATCATGCGCAGGGGAAAGGAGAGCGCTTTGGCGTCGAGCTTGCCGGCGAAGAGACCGACGGAGACCGGGGTGACGAGGTGCACCGCGGGGTCGAGCGCCGCCTCGACCTTCTGCCGGTTTTCAGGGGTGTCCTCGGCGATGAGGATCCCGACCGCAAAGAGGGCGACAGGGACCCGGCCGAGGTTCTTCTGGTGCCGTGTCACCAGTTTGAGGGCGTCATCAAGCCATTTTCCGGCGTAGACCGGGCTTCCGATGACGACCATCGAATAGGGCGCCGTATCGGTGACTTCGTCTGCCCGCATGAGATCCACCGTCGCCCCCTCCTCCTGGAGCGCTGCCGCGATCGCCCCGGCCACCTCGCGGGTGGAACCGTACCGGGTGGCGTAGGCGACGAGTACCTTCTCTTCCATACCCTCCGGTCTTCCGGGGGCGCAATAAGCGTTCCGGGGGACCGCCGGTTCGTCACTCTTTCTGCCAGACCCGGAGGGAGGGGGGCGACCTGAAGGGCACCGCCCTGTCGGCGACGAAGGCGACGATCCCCGGTTCCGGGAGCGCCGCCTGCAATGTCCGGTAGTCCTCGAAGGCGTAGGCGCCGTAGCCCGGACCGTCGATCCTCCTGAGTGTCGCTCTCAGGTCTGCCGCCTCTCTCATCGGGATCACTGTTCGGCGCCCGGACGAAAAGAGTCGTTCCCGCCCGGCCGGGCCGGGGCACTCTGACGATCGGGACATCCTCCGGGGCGCCGGCCCACCAGCATGTCTGGTGCGAGGGTGCAAAAGAGACCCTGCCCTTCTGCAACGTTGTGGGCGTATGCCATGTCCATCAGGTTAACGAGACGGAAAATCTCGCTGAAGCGGCTGGTGCGGGCCCGCACACCCATCCCCTCACCTGACTTTTTTTCGGTGCAGTCGCCCTGCCCGCGGTAGGTGATCGGCAGGATGAGCAGCGCCCGGACCGCCGTTCGTCTTCACGATGCTCCCGGTGCTTGCCGTGGACTCCCTCTCTGTTTTTCGTCCCTGTACGAGGGTTTTTTTGGATTGAGCGCGCGGGTATGCTGATGGATATCCCTGATGCGGCAACCGTTCTGGCCTCGGGAGACGACGAGGCGGTCCTGACAGCCCTGCACGATATGCTCCTCTTCAAGTCGGTGAATCCCCCTGCACCGGCTGACCTGGACGCCGTCGCCGGGGTGATGGATCGCGGGGGACGGGCGGCTGAGACGGCCCTCCAGGTGCTGTACGTCGCCGCCGTGCGGGAAGGGACGCTGCCGGCGGAGAGGGAGGCGGCGGTCGGGCGCGTGCGGGCGTTCCTCGAGGGCGTCCGCGACGACCCGGAGGGGCGGGCGGCGGTCAGGCACGCCGTCGGCCTCCTCGCCTGCATGGGCGACCCGCTGGCGATCGAGCAGCTCGCGTATGACGCCCCCTGCTTTGACGGCGAGAGGGTGAAAAAAGAGGACTATATTCAGCCGGCGATGGCGGCGATGCTCAGACGCCACGATGCCGACCTCGCCGCCCTGCAGGCGTCCATGGGGGAGACGCGGGCGGCCGCGGACATCGGGGAGATCCGGGAGTACGGGCGCGAACCTGCCGCCTACGAGGAGCGGATGCGCCTGATGCAGGAGGACGAGGTCGAGGTGCTGTAGGGCCCCTTCCACCACTCAGAGACCACCGGCCTGGCGGCGGGAGTATCTGAACCTTCGTCCCCCTGAGGGACAGGTATATGCCTCCTGCATGCGACCTCCCTGAAAGGATTCCCATGCCGTTTTTCTGTATCAGGTGCGGCGAGTGCTGCAGCCAGATGGGCGACGTTCATGTTGTGGAGGAGGACCGCGGCGGCGGGCGGTTCCTGGTGGCGAACCGCTACACCGGCGAGCGCGACGAGGTCGAGATCGACCCGGCGCTCAGCCGCCTCTCTCCGGACCGGCGCCTCTTCGAGCGGTGGCCCATGGCCTGCCCGTTTCTCCGGGAAGATCCCGAAACCGGCGATATCGTCTGCATCGTCCACCGGACACGGCCTGAGATCTGCCGGGAGTACCGGTGCTGGCGCCTCCTCGTCCTGGACGCCGCCGGGGTGCGGGCGGGCCGCGTGATGGAGCGCCGGCACCTGGCGGCGGACGATCCGGCGCTCAAAGCGTTCTGGGAGGAGAAGATCGCCGGGATCCGAGAGGGCGATATCGACCGCTGGGACGAGCAGGTGATCCTGCTGCTGAAAGGAGCAGGGTATACGGTGTACCGGTGAGATGTCGGTCGATGGCGCCGGGGTCGGAGAACGTCCAGATGCCCCTGGGGTGAACTGTCCTGCGCCTGTTGACCGGGGTCTTTCCGCTCCGCCCCGAACGCCCCGCAAGATAAAATATCAAATTATTTATTTTGGTGAATGGATCTATCTTCCTGTGGTGCATTCGTGGAAGACCCCCCCATCCGTATTCTGATCGTCGACGACGAGCCCTCCCTCGGCGAGATCTGCCAGATATTTCTGGAAGAGATGGGCGGATTCTCGTGCGACACCGTCACCTCGGGAGCAGCGGCGCTGGAGCAGGTCTCCACCTCCCCCTATGACGCGATCGTCTCCGATTATCAGATGCCCGGGATGAATGGGATAGAACTGCTCAAGGAGATCCGCGGCAGCGGGATGGATATACCCTTCATCATCTTCACGGGAAAAGGGCGCGAGGCGGTGGTGATCGAGGCCCTGAACAGCGGCGCCGACTTCTACCTCCAGAAAGGGGGGGACCCGGAGGCACTCTTCATCGAACTGGCGTCCAAGATCAGGCAGGCCGTGCAGCGGAAGAGAGCCGAAGAGGCGCTCGTCAGGACGCGGTTCTCGATCGAACACTCTCCTGAGGAGTATTACTGGATCGATCCCGACGGGTATCTCCTCGACGTCAACGAGCAATCCTGCTCCTCCCTCGGCTACACGCGCGAGGAACTCCCGCGCCTGCGGGTGATGGACGTCGACGCCCTCTATGGAGAGGACGAGTGGCGCGCCCTCTGGCAGCGGCTCAAAGAGGAACGCCACCTCAGGATCGAATCGGCCCACCGGAAAAAAGACGGGACCGTCTATCCCGTGGAGGTCTCGCTGGCCCATCACAGGATGGGCGATAAGGAGTTTATGTGCGCCTTTGCCCATGATATCAGCGGGAAAAAGAAAGCACAGGAGGCGGCGCGTCTCTCTGACGTGATGAACCAGGCGATCTTCCAGACATCGGGGGAGGCGACGGCGGTCTTCAATGAAGATACCATCATTGTGATGGCGAACAGAGAGTTTGAGCGTCTTTCCGGGTATCCTGCCTGCGAGCTGGTGGGGAAGAGGAGCTGGACGGAGTTTGTCGTGGAGGAGGACCGGGAACGGCTGCTGGAATATCACCGGCTGAGAGGGGTTCCCGGCGGTTCTGTCCCCAGGTGCTATGAGTTCAGGGTCGTCGACAGATACGGAACGGTGAGGTCGTACAGCGCCGTGGTCGATATGATCCCCGGGACGACCCTGAGGATCGCCTCATATCTCGATATCACCGAGCGCAAACAGGCTGAAGAGGCGATCCGGAAGAGTGAGGAGAACCTCCGCTCTTTCATGAACGCCCTGCCCGAACCGGCCCTCCTGCTGAGCGCAGACGGGGTTGTCCTCGCTGCAAACGATGCGATGGTCGAGGCCTTCGGTCGGCGGGAAGGGGCGACGGTCGGCGGCCCTCTCCACGATCTCTTTCCGAAAGCGTTCACTGTTCTGAAATTGCCTCTCGAAAGGGCGATACGGGAAAAGAGATTCGTCGATGAGGAGTGTTCATTTGAGGGCAGGTACGTCAACGTGAAGATCTGTCCGGTCACCGATGCGGACGGCGATGTCCAGTCTCTTGCAGTCTACGGGATGGATGTCACCGATCAGAATAACACCCGTGACGCCCTGAAAAAGGCCAGCAAAAAACTCAACCTCCTCTCCGGGATCACGAGGCACGACATGCTCAACCAGATCACCGTGGCGCTGGGATCGCTCTCCCTGGCCTCACGACAGATCCCTGATGAGGAGGTCAGGGCACAGATCGAGCGTGCGCATACGGCCGTGGTGAATATCCAGAAGGGGCTTGTATTTGCAAAAGACTATCAGGACATGGGGATGAAGGCCCCGGCGTGGCAGCGCCTGGATGAGGTGGTCAAGGCGGCGGCATCGATCCCCCTTGAGGGCGTCCTCCTCGATGTGCAGACGGCAGCGGTGGAGGTCTTCGCCGATCCGATGCTCCAGAGGGTGTTTGCGAACCTCCTGGACAATGCGGTGCGGCACGGGGAGAGGGTGACGGCGATCAGGATCTCGTTCCATGAACAGGACGACAGGAGCGGCGTTATCGTCGTGGAAGACAACGGCATCGGGATCCCGGAGGCGTTGAAGGAGCGGATATTCGAGAGCGGG
Above is a window of Methanofollis tationis DNA encoding:
- the acs gene encoding acetate--CoA ligase, whose protein sequence is MPETFDVKLEKKTYRPDPSYLEGSSMGDWETAYGRFMDDPEGFWAGIAGELEWFRTWDRVKEWKHPYARWFTGAKLNITHNCLDRHAAGDRRNKVALIWRGEEEGTERMYTYRQLHRLVMRFANALKKMGIKKGDTVCIYMPLVPEQVVAILACARIGAVHSIVYGGFGAAALHTRIRDAKAKIVITADVGFRRGKRVPLKTIVDEAVINASSVEKVIVLRRTKPLLELISEMEVDFDEVMEGMAPACEPEVMDAEDPLFILYTSGTTGTPKGIVHTCGGYMVGTYYTSKYVFDLKENDIYWCTADPGWITGHSYIVYGPLAAGATVLITETVPDYPDPGTWWQIVEEFGVTIFYTAPTAIRMFMRFGEEWPGRYNLTSLRILGSVGEPLNPEAFEWYYHVIGKSACPVLDTWWQTETGMHMIATLVGEPMKPGFAGRPIPGVVVDVVDREGNPVPPGIGGLLVIKEPWPSMMRTVHGNDERYRTYWNTIDACYTAGDLAVRDEDGYIMVLGRSDDIIIVAGHNLGTAEVESALVSHEAVAEAAVIGKPDPLKGQAVKAFVILRLGFEPGEKLKQDLIYHVRMGLGPIAMPSEIEFVTSLPKTRSGKIMRRVLKAKEMGMDPGDISTLED
- a CDS encoding L-lactate MFS transporter; amino-acid sequence: MEEVRLFGMEAERGRWLLVLAGMLINLCLGSIYSWSVFVAPLTAYFTGTLGRTVTAGEVLMPFSVFLACFAVTMPLAGRLIEGWGPRNAAIAGGVLTGLGWLLASTAASVEMLYVLYGVVGGVGVGIAYGVPVAVSTRWFPDRRGIAVGLTVLGFGFSAFVTANLAGMLIAALGVMATFRLFGVAFILLVTLFALPLSFPPDGWRPAGMAAGGGAAGPACECNRSAMVRTPTFYGLWVCYFVGCLAGLMAISIAQPVGTEAAGISPAVATALVGFFAVFNGGGRPLFGALTDRLDPGRTAMISFALIGAASLLMWQAPSTLTYIAAFAVLWGCLGGWLAIAPTATARYFGTCDYPRCYGLVFLAYGAGAIAGPQLAGYIRTTTGDYLGVFPWVLGLAAIGFVVAFAMLRAGKSG
- a CDS encoding class I SAM-dependent methyltransferase is translated as MFLRFEDGVFDAVFSNGSLYEWEPAGMVFDEIARVLKPGGRVCITDPRRDLSPEIFRAMCESCDPPEIRPGFETSVRAAYTREEVTDLLGRLRLSVWQVIAHPYGLMICGRKP
- a CDS encoding flavodoxin domain-containing protein, yielding MEEKVLVAYATRYGSTREVAGAIAAALQEEGATVDLMRADEVTDTAPYSMVVIGSPVYAGKWLDDALKLVTRHQKNLGRVPVALFAVGILIAEDTPENRQKVEAALDPAVHLVTPVSVGLFAGKLDAKALSFPLRMMLKVMKTPEGDYRDMDAIRRWAKSLPVRNG
- a CDS encoding YkgJ family cysteine cluster protein; translation: MPFFCIRCGECCSQMGDVHVVEEDRGGGRFLVANRYTGERDEVEIDPALSRLSPDRRLFERWPMACPFLREDPETGDIVCIVHRTRPEICREYRCWRLLVLDAAGVRAGRVMERRHLAADDPALKAFWEEKIAGIREGDIDRWDEQVILLLKGAGYTVYR
- a CDS encoding PAS domain S-box protein, coding for MEDPPIRILIVDDEPSLGEICQIFLEEMGGFSCDTVTSGAAALEQVSTSPYDAIVSDYQMPGMNGIELLKEIRGSGMDIPFIIFTGKGREAVVIEALNSGADFYLQKGGDPEALFIELASKIRQAVQRKRAEEALVRTRFSIEHSPEEYYWIDPDGYLLDVNEQSCSSLGYTREELPRLRVMDVDALYGEDEWRALWQRLKEERHLRIESAHRKKDGTVYPVEVSLAHHRMGDKEFMCAFAHDISGKKKAQEAARLSDVMNQAIFQTSGEATAVFNEDTIIVMANREFERLSGYPACELVGKRSWTEFVVEEDRERLLEYHRLRGVPGGSVPRCYEFRVVDRYGTVRSYSAVVDMIPGTTLRIASYLDITERKQAEEAIRKSEENLRSFMNALPEPALLLSADGVVLAANDAMVEAFGRREGATVGGPLHDLFPKAFTVLKLPLERAIREKRFVDEECSFEGRYVNVKICPVTDADGDVQSLAVYGMDVTDQNNTRDALKKASKKLNLLSGITRHDMLNQITVALGSLSLASRQIPDEEVRAQIERAHTAVVNIQKGLVFAKDYQDMGMKAPAWQRLDEVVKAAASIPLEGVLLDVQTAAVEVFADPMLQRVFANLLDNAVRHGERVTAIRISFHEQDDRSGVIVVEDNGIGIPEALKERIFESGYGRHTGHGLFLVREILDITGISIAETGEEGKGARFVIAAPPGGYRPASECPGVAPPIAPQT